In Maridesulfovibrio sp., the following proteins share a genomic window:
- a CDS encoding EutN/CcmL family microcompartment protein: MIICKVVGNVWATRKNDNLSGEKLMVVQRLDIEEKGSDEVFVAVDCVGAGIGEQVLVTTGSSARMALRNQEAPVDASIVGIIDEVQARV; this comes from the coding sequence ATGATTATCTGTAAAGTTGTCGGCAATGTCTGGGCCACTCGCAAGAATGATAATTTGAGCGGGGAAAAGCTGATGGTTGTTCAGCGCCTTGATATAGAAGAAAAGGGCAGTGATGAAGTTTTTGTGGCTGTTGATTGCGTTGGCGCGGGTATCGGTGAGCAGGTTCTGGTCACTACCGGTAGTTCCGCACGTATGGCCCTGCGCAACCAGGAAGCCCCGGTTGATGCTTCCATCGTGGGCATCATCGATGAAGTTCAGGCAAGGGTTTAG
- a CDS encoding BMC domain-containing protein: MDTLGIVETISIAAGVRIADAMMKAADVELVRAASICSGRYLIFVTGERAAVAASVQAAENDGSRIKGSFVISSLSPEVAAVLKKPVVLENVRAIGVIECRTVSSGVVAADAAVKRSGVELARFVSGQGINGKSYFVMSGDVAAVQEAAEAASSSLGNNLVEAVVIPGPDASVVKALVRGTR, encoded by the coding sequence ATGGATACGCTGGGCATAGTCGAGACTATAAGCATCGCTGCCGGAGTGCGCATAGCCGATGCCATGATGAAAGCTGCGGACGTGGAATTAGTCCGGGCTGCTTCTATCTGTTCCGGCAGGTATCTTATTTTTGTTACCGGTGAACGGGCAGCTGTTGCGGCCAGCGTGCAGGCGGCCGAAAACGATGGAAGCAGAATAAAAGGAAGCTTTGTAATTTCCAGTCTGTCTCCTGAAGTTGCTGCCGTCCTGAAAAAACCGGTTGTGCTGGAAAATGTCCGGGCTATCGGAGTAATAGAATGCCGCACTGTTTCTTCGGGCGTGGTCGCTGCTGATGCCGCGGTCAAACGGTCCGGGGTGGAGCTGGCACGCTTTGTTTCGGGACAGGGTATTAACGGCAAATCATATTTCGTTATGAGCGGCGATGTCGCAGCGGTTCAGGAAGCCGCAGAAGCAGCATCGTCCTCATTAGGCAACAATCTTGTTGAGGCGGTCGTCATCCCCGGACCCGACGCCTCGGTCGTAAAGGCCTTAGTACGGGGAACGAGGTAA
- a CDS encoding 1-propanol dehydrogenase PduQ, with product MTQFYGKTKICYGEDALDNLETIPAKRAFIVTDSFMVKTGFVDRVRTHLDRNGIPYIIFDEVEPDPSLETVTKGAQIFLKNQADLIIALGGGSPIDAAKSISFFAGKALEGKIKPTLVAIPTTSGTGAEVTSIAVVTDKINEVKIPLNDEMLIPDMAILDARFTRSLPPHVTGATGMDVLTHAIEAYTSRQANAFTSIYARYAISYVFKYLKRAYINGDDMEARENMLLGSCMAGMAFNNSGLGITHSIAHSLGGIFHVPHGLANAVVLPHAIKFNSFDVGIRYHEIAIMLGLPAATVEEGTRSLINAVRELNESMGIPNNIGALKIDESVFKTSLDTIARNVLDDICTAGNPRIPSRDDVKELLLKAW from the coding sequence GTGACACAGTTCTACGGCAAAACAAAGATCTGCTACGGCGAAGATGCTCTGGATAATCTGGAGACCATCCCGGCTAAGCGGGCTTTTATTGTTACCGATTCTTTTATGGTTAAGACCGGCTTTGTTGACCGGGTTCGTACCCATCTGGATCGAAACGGGATTCCTTACATCATTTTTGATGAGGTAGAACCCGATCCTTCCCTTGAGACAGTTACCAAGGGAGCACAGATTTTCCTCAAAAACCAGGCCGACCTGATTATTGCCCTCGGCGGCGGTTCACCCATTGATGCGGCAAAATCCATTTCCTTTTTCGCCGGTAAGGCTCTTGAAGGAAAGATCAAGCCGACGCTGGTCGCAATCCCTACCACTAGTGGTACCGGAGCAGAAGTTACCAGCATCGCCGTGGTCACGGATAAGATCAACGAAGTCAAAATTCCGCTTAATGACGAAATGCTCATCCCGGATATGGCTATCCTTGATGCCCGTTTCACACGTTCCCTGCCTCCGCATGTAACCGGAGCGACAGGAATGGATGTTCTGACCCACGCTATTGAGGCTTACACTTCACGTCAGGCCAACGCTTTTACTTCTATCTACGCCAGATACGCTATCAGTTACGTATTCAAGTATCTCAAGCGGGCCTACATCAACGGCGATGACATGGAAGCCCGTGAGAACATGCTGCTTGGGTCCTGCATGGCAGGTATGGCTTTCAATAACAGCGGTCTGGGTATCACTCATTCCATTGCCCATTCCCTCGGCGGTATTTTTCATGTGCCGCACGGTCTGGCAAACGCAGTTGTTTTGCCTCATGCAATCAAGTTCAACAGCTTTGATGTGGGAATCCGTTACCATGAGATAGCCATCATGCTGGGGCTGCCTGCCGCTACTGTGGAAGAAGGAACCCGTTCTCTTATCAATGCGGTCCGCGAGCTCAATGAGTCAATGGGCATTCCGAACAATATCGGCGCATTGAAGATCGATGAAAGTGTTTTTAAAACCAGCTTGGACACCATTGCCCGCAACGTGCTTGATGATATCTGCACAGCAGGCAACCCCAGAATTCCTTCCCGTGATGATGTGAAGGAACTTTTGCTCAAGGCCTGGTAA
- the eutJ gene encoding ethanolamine utilization protein EutJ, whose translation MDFTAIDQQISELENCIENTVPVGPDEELLVGVDLGTAYIVVVVLNSRKEPVACAMEFARVIKDGLVVDYMGATRITRKLVGELEERLGRKLERAAIAVPPGTGKKDITTHQYVVEGAGLEVTNVLDEPTAANAVLGLENGVIVDIGGGTTGLSVLENGEVTYVADEATGGTHVTLVLSGNYKISFEEAEDLKKVKERQAEILPVVRPVVQKMGSIVKSHIKDRNISAIYLVGGTCCLKDMEKVVEKEVGIPVYKPANPFLVTPLGIALNC comes from the coding sequence ATGGATTTTACAGCTATTGACCAGCAGATAAGTGAACTTGAGAACTGCATTGAGAACACAGTCCCCGTCGGTCCTGATGAGGAACTTCTCGTAGGGGTTGATCTCGGAACAGCTTATATCGTGGTGGTAGTCCTGAACAGCAGGAAGGAACCTGTGGCCTGTGCCATGGAGTTCGCCCGCGTGATCAAGGATGGTCTGGTTGTTGATTACATGGGAGCTACCCGCATTACCCGCAAACTGGTCGGCGAGCTTGAAGAGCGACTGGGCCGCAAGCTTGAACGTGCGGCCATTGCGGTTCCTCCCGGAACCGGGAAAAAAGATATCACTACTCACCAGTATGTGGTCGAGGGTGCCGGACTGGAAGTAACCAATGTGCTCGACGAACCGACAGCCGCTAACGCTGTTCTCGGTCTTGAAAACGGTGTCATCGTGGATATCGGTGGTGGCACAACAGGTCTTTCCGTTCTTGAAAACGGCGAAGTCACTTACGTCGCTGACGAAGCTACCGGAGGAACCCATGTGACTCTGGTTCTTTCAGGTAACTACAAAATAAGCTTCGAAGAGGCGGAAGACCTGAAAAAAGTAAAAGAACGACAGGCCGAGATCCTGCCTGTTGTGCGTCCGGTGGTTCAAAAAATGGGTTCCATTGTTAAGAGCCATATCAAGGATCGCAATATTTCAGCCATTTACCTTGTCGGTGGTACCTGCTGCCTCAAGGATATGGAAAAAGTGGTGGAAAAAGAAGTGGGCATTCCGGTTTACAAGCCGGCCAACCCCTTTCTGGTTACCCCGCTGGGCATTGCCCTTAACTGCTAG
- a CDS encoding BMC domain-containing protein, protein MSNNALGMVETKGLVGSVEAADAMVKAANVTLVGREQVGGGLVTVMVRGDVGAVKAAVDAGAAAAARVGELRSVHVIPRPHSEVEVILPKCAVK, encoded by the coding sequence ATGTCTAACAATGCTCTCGGAATGGTAGAAACAAAAGGTCTGGTCGGTTCTGTTGAAGCAGCCGATGCTATGGTTAAAGCTGCAAACGTAACTCTCGTTGGTCGTGAACAGGTCGGCGGCGGTCTCGTAACCGTAATGGTTCGTGGCGATGTCGGTGCTGTTAAAGCCGCAGTTGATGCCGGTGCAGCAGCTGCTGCACGCGTTGGCGAACTGCGCAGCGTACATGTAATACCCCGTCCTCACAGCGAAGTGGAAGTTATTCTTCCCAAGTGCGCTGTAAAATAA
- a CDS encoding BMC domain-containing protein, giving the protein MNLRTIGCVELNSVALGIHVADEMLKAASVELVMARPTCPGRYFVVICGDTGAVKSSVEVGCEIGADMVVDHFTIPSIHEDVIPALSGTSIVPRINALGVIETYTIASCILAADAAAKAADVSLIEIRMAAGLAGKAYVTMTGDVGSVKASVEAGIEGVAESGPVHSHVVIPSPSEGIKAQLI; this is encoded by the coding sequence ATGAATTTACGTACAATCGGTTGTGTAGAACTGAACAGCGTTGCTCTCGGCATCCACGTTGCCGATGAAATGCTTAAAGCTGCATCTGTTGAGCTGGTCATGGCCCGCCCCACCTGTCCGGGCAGGTATTTCGTTGTGATTTGCGGTGATACCGGTGCTGTTAAAAGCTCTGTCGAAGTCGGTTGTGAAATCGGCGCAGACATGGTTGTTGATCATTTCACCATCCCCAGCATCCACGAGGATGTTATCCCCGCACTCAGCGGAACTTCCATCGTGCCCAGAATCAATGCTCTTGGTGTGATCGAAACCTACACTATCGCTTCCTGTATCCTCGCAGCTGACGCAGCAGCAAAGGCCGCAGATGTCAGCCTGATCGAAATCCGCATGGCTGCCGGTCTTGCCGGTAAGGCTTATGTTACCATGACCGGTGATGTAGGTTCCGTGAAAGCTTCAGTTGAAGCCGGAATCGAAGGCGTTGCCGAATCCGGACCGGTTCACAGCCACGTGGTTATTCCTTCCCCCAGCGAAGGCATCAAAGCTCAGTTGATTTAA
- a CDS encoding 4Fe-4S dicluster domain-containing protein: protein MAVNIVDIIRETGVVGAGGAGLPTHVKAEANVDTVLVNGASCEPLLMSDPYLMEAEVDTMIRGLEAIMDCTGAQKGIICLKGKHDKAVKAVQEAVARDGSGRLECFVLKDFYPAGDEQVLVYEVLGRTVPERGIPLQVGAVVSNTESLFNIALALDGKPVTHRYLTVAGEIKKPMVVKVPVGTLVSDVLEFAGGPTISDYKVVDGGPMMGRVLPDTNQPVTKTTSGLLVLPPNHNVVAAKVMDPEKIRRITNTVCCQCSRCTDLCPRNLLGHSLHPHKLMRVIANNELDTEVAKEALLCSECGICEKFACPMMISPREVNAQIKQVLMKERVTWESKGNELKANPFRESRAIPTKRLIQRLNLSKYDGHPDYAGEYIPSVVNIRLRQHIGAPAQCVVSVGDKVNCGDLIGEIPEGAMGARVHASIDGTVESIENGVVVIRK from the coding sequence ATGGCTGTAAATATAGTTGATATTATACGCGAAACAGGTGTTGTCGGAGCAGGGGGGGCAGGTCTGCCTACCCATGTTAAGGCTGAAGCCAACGTAGACACCGTACTGGTCAACGGTGCTTCCTGTGAACCGCTGCTCATGAGTGACCCTTATCTCATGGAAGCGGAAGTGGACACCATGATCCGTGGTCTGGAAGCAATCATGGACTGCACCGGAGCCCAAAAAGGTATTATTTGCCTCAAAGGCAAGCATGACAAGGCAGTTAAGGCTGTTCAGGAAGCTGTCGCCCGTGACGGTTCCGGACGCCTTGAGTGTTTCGTTCTTAAAGATTTTTATCCTGCCGGTGACGAGCAGGTGCTCGTGTACGAAGTTCTGGGACGCACCGTGCCCGAACGCGGCATTCCGCTTCAGGTCGGAGCCGTGGTCAGCAACACCGAGTCCCTGTTCAACATTGCTCTCGCGTTGGACGGCAAGCCGGTAACCCACCGCTACCTGACAGTTGCCGGGGAAATCAAGAAGCCCATGGTTGTAAAAGTTCCCGTGGGGACTCTGGTTTCCGATGTGCTTGAGTTCGCTGGCGGACCGACAATTTCCGATTACAAGGTCGTGGACGGCGGTCCCATGATGGGCCGGGTTCTGCCCGATACCAATCAGCCGGTGACCAAAACCACCAGTGGCCTTCTGGTCCTGCCCCCGAACCACAATGTCGTTGCGGCCAAGGTAATGGACCCCGAAAAGATCCGTCGCATCACCAACACCGTCTGTTGCCAGTGCTCCCGCTGTACAGACCTCTGTCCGCGTAATCTGCTCGGCCATTCCCTGCATCCTCACAAGCTGATGCGTGTAATCGCCAACAACGAGCTGGATACTGAAGTAGCGAAAGAAGCACTGCTTTGCTCCGAGTGCGGCATCTGTGAAAAGTTTGCCTGCCCCATGATGATTTCTCCTCGTGAGGTAAATGCCCAGATCAAACAGGTTCTGATGAAAGAACGCGTTACCTGGGAATCCAAGGGCAATGAACTGAAGGCCAATCCCTTCCGTGAAAGCAGGGCTATTCCGACCAAGCGTCTGATCCAGCGTCTGAACCTTTCCAAGTATGACGGTCATCCAGATTACGCAGGTGAATATATTCCTTCCGTAGTCAACATCCGCCTTAGACAGCATATCGGTGCCCCGGCGCAGTGTGTAGTTTCCGTCGGAGATAAGGTTAACTGTGGTGACCTGATCGGTGAAATTCCCGAAGGGGCTATGGGCGCAAGGGTTCACGCCAGCATCGACGGCACAGTCGAAAGCATCGAAAACGGTGTAGTCGTCATCAGGAAATAA